A portion of the Deltaproteobacteria bacterium genome contains these proteins:
- a CDS encoding ABC transporter permease has protein sequence MFLPLRYPLANLAARRTRTLLTVAVVALVVVATTLFSGLVSSLKRTLVSTGHPRNLIVLRKGSTNDGSSLLPLEAFQALRYFDGVARGPEDEPLASPELVVQPFFHREGGGRENVLVRGVEPVALRVHDEVELVEGRMFEPSSGEAIVGSGVAGRYVGTRVGDELRFGRGTWKVVGRFDAGGSSFESEVWVDVRELANDAKRPVPYSGVRLRLADGADRDALVRRVDDDPRWALEARPESEYYAEQAESANVFYLIVIGLAVLAGVGAAFGATNTLYAAVQARRAEIGTLRALGFSRLAILTSFLVEALAVALAGFAVGAAVAALLGRVVSQLLGGIGFGAATFTTNVVQLRVGAGDLVTALGLALAIGLVGGFFPASRAARLRPVEALRKA, from the coding sequence GTGTTCCTCCCGCTCCGCTACCCGCTCGCGAACCTGGCGGCGCGCCGCACGCGCACGCTGCTCACGGTCGCCGTGGTGGCGCTGGTCGTGGTGGCCACGACGCTCTTCTCGGGGCTCGTCTCGAGCCTGAAGCGGACCCTCGTGAGCACCGGCCACCCGCGCAACCTGATCGTGCTGCGCAAGGGCTCGACCAACGACGGCTCGAGCCTGCTGCCGCTCGAGGCCTTCCAGGCGCTGCGCTACTTCGACGGCGTCGCGCGCGGGCCCGAGGACGAGCCCCTGGCCTCGCCGGAGCTGGTCGTGCAGCCCTTCTTCCACCGCGAGGGCGGCGGGCGCGAGAACGTGCTGGTGCGCGGCGTCGAGCCGGTGGCGCTGCGCGTGCACGACGAGGTGGAGCTCGTCGAGGGGCGCATGTTCGAGCCCTCGAGCGGCGAGGCGATCGTCGGCAGCGGGGTGGCGGGCCGCTACGTCGGCACCCGGGTGGGCGACGAGCTCCGCTTCGGGCGCGGCACCTGGAAGGTGGTGGGCCGCTTCGACGCCGGCGGCTCCTCGTTCGAGAGCGAGGTCTGGGTGGACGTGCGCGAGCTCGCCAACGACGCCAAGCGTCCCGTCCCCTACTCGGGCGTGCGCCTGCGCCTGGCCGACGGCGCCGACCGCGACGCGCTCGTGCGCCGGGTGGACGACGACCCGCGCTGGGCGCTCGAGGCCCGGCCCGAGAGCGAGTACTACGCCGAGCAGGCGGAGTCGGCGAACGTCTTCTACCTGATCGTGATCGGGCTCGCGGTGCTGGCCGGCGTCGGCGCGGCCTTCGGCGCCACCAACACGCTCTACGCCGCGGTGCAGGCGCGGCGCGCCGAGATCGGGACCCTGCGCGCGCTCGGCTTCTCGCGCCTCGCGATCCTGACGTCGTTCCTCGTCGAGGCGCTGGCGGTGGCGCTGGCCGGCTTTGCGGTGGGCGCGGCGGTGGCGGCGCTGCTCGGCCGGGTGGTCTCGCAGCTCCTCGGCGGGATCGGTTTCGGCGCCGCCACCTTCACGACCAACGTCGTCCAGCTCCGGGTCGGGGCCGGGGACCTCGTGACGGCGCTCGGGCTGGCGCTGGCGATCGGGCTGGTGGGGGGCTTCTTTCCCGCCTCGCGGGCGGCCCGGCTGCGCCCGGTCGAGGCGCTGCGCAAGGCGTGA
- a CDS encoding potassium transporter Kup produces the protein MASDPSSGTRELPTGAGPPRAVAAAPGAPAAPEVGLPALALGAIGVVYGDIGTSPLYALRECFHGSHGVALSEANVLGVLSLVVWALVLVVCVKYLTFIMRADNEGEGGILALLALQRDSQSARWRRIAPLLALIGAGLLYGDGAITPAISILSAIEGIEIATPALRDAVVPITVVLLIGLFSVQRFGTGRIGSVFGWVMLAWFVAIGTAGAIAALRQPGVLAAVSPLHAIRFLAEHGVTAFLLLASVVLVVTGSEALYTDMGHFGARPIRTAWYAVVMPALVLNYLGQGAVLLEGGVAVTNPFYALAPGLWLYPMLVLATLAAIIASQALISGAYSLTRSAIQLGFFPRMRIVHTSGETEGQIYVPEINWFLLLVCLALVLGFGSSSRLAAAYGIAVTGTMTMTSILFFGLARGVWGWSLPAAASLASGFLLVDAAFLGANLTKVEHGGWVPLVLGAVLVVVMTTWRQGREDLARYFIAGTMPVDVFLADVRSHGLPRVPGTAVFMTSNPHGIPPVLLHHVKHNKMLHEQVVLLSITTEQVPAVPFGRNFEVEEVGDGFWRVQARYGFMQTPHVPRLLAVCLAEGLAVDLDDTSYFLGRETLLTGGPSRMARWRKALFAYLSRNSRPATQFFGLPPNRVVELGAQIEI, from the coding sequence ATGGCGTCCGATCCGTCCTCCGGAACCCGCGAGCTCCCGACCGGGGCCGGGCCACCGCGCGCCGTTGCCGCGGCTCCCGGCGCGCCGGCGGCCCCGGAGGTCGGCCTCCCGGCGCTCGCGCTCGGCGCGATCGGGGTCGTCTACGGCGACATCGGCACCTCGCCGCTCTACGCGCTCCGCGAGTGCTTCCACGGCTCGCACGGGGTCGCGCTCAGCGAGGCCAACGTGCTGGGCGTCCTCTCGCTGGTGGTGTGGGCGCTCGTGCTGGTGGTGTGCGTCAAGTACCTGACCTTCATCATGCGCGCGGACAACGAGGGCGAGGGCGGGATCCTCGCCCTGCTGGCGCTCCAGCGCGACTCGCAGAGTGCCCGCTGGCGGCGCATCGCGCCGCTGCTCGCCCTGATCGGCGCGGGCCTCCTCTACGGCGACGGCGCGATCACGCCGGCGATCTCGATCCTGAGCGCGATCGAGGGCATCGAGATTGCGACGCCCGCCCTGCGCGACGCCGTCGTGCCGATCACGGTCGTGCTCCTGATCGGGCTGTTCTCGGTCCAGCGCTTCGGCACCGGCCGGATCGGCTCGGTGTTCGGCTGGGTGATGCTCGCGTGGTTCGTGGCGATCGGCACGGCCGGCGCGATCGCCGCGCTGCGCCAGCCGGGCGTGCTCGCGGCGGTGAGCCCCCTGCACGCGATCCGCTTCCTCGCCGAGCACGGCGTCACCGCCTTCCTGCTGCTCGCCTCGGTGGTGCTGGTGGTGACCGGCAGTGAAGCACTCTACACCGACATGGGTCACTTCGGCGCACGGCCGATCCGGACCGCCTGGTACGCCGTCGTCATGCCGGCGCTGGTACTCAACTACCTGGGTCAGGGCGCCGTCCTGCTCGAGGGCGGCGTTGCGGTGACGAACCCCTTCTACGCGCTGGCGCCGGGCCTCTGGCTCTACCCGATGCTCGTGCTCGCGACGCTCGCGGCGATCATCGCCTCCCAGGCGCTGATCTCGGGCGCCTACTCGCTGACGCGCAGCGCCATCCAGCTCGGCTTCTTCCCGCGCATGCGGATCGTGCACACCTCCGGGGAGACCGAGGGCCAGATCTACGTGCCGGAGATCAACTGGTTCCTCCTGCTCGTGTGCCTTGCGCTGGTGCTGGGCTTCGGCTCCTCGAGCCGGCTCGCGGCCGCCTACGGGATCGCCGTGACCGGCACGATGACGATGACCTCGATCCTGTTCTTCGGGCTGGCGCGCGGCGTCTGGGGCTGGAGCCTGCCGGCCGCCGCGAGCCTCGCGAGCGGCTTCCTGCTGGTCGACGCGGCGTTCCTGGGCGCGAACCTGACCAAGGTCGAGCACGGCGGCTGGGTGCCGCTGGTGCTCGGCGCCGTGCTCGTCGTCGTGATGACGACCTGGCGGCAGGGGCGCGAGGACCTGGCGCGCTACTTCATCGCCGGCACGATGCCGGTCGACGTGTTCCTCGCCGACGTGCGCTCGCACGGGCTGCCGCGGGTCCCGGGGACCGCCGTCTTCATGACGTCCAACCCCCACGGCATCCCGCCCGTGCTGCTCCACCACGTGAAGCACAACAAGATGCTCCACGAACAGGTCGTGCTGCTCTCGATCACGACCGAGCAGGTTCCGGCGGTTCCCTTCGGCCGCAACTTCGAGGTCGAGGAGGTCGGCGACGGCTTCTGGCGGGTCCAGGCGCGCTACGGCTTCATGCAGACCCCGCACGTACCGCGGCTGCTCGCCGTGTGCCTCGCCGAGGGCCTGGCGGTCGACCTCGACGACACCTCCTACTTCCTCGGCCGCGAAACCCTGCTGACCGGCGGCCCGTCGAGGATGGCGCGCTGGCGCAAGGCGCTGTTCGCCTATCTCTCGCGCAACTCGCGCCCGGCGACGCAGTTCTTCGGCCTGCCGCCGAACCGCGTGGTCGAGCTCGGCGCGCAGATCGAGATCTGA
- a CDS encoding efflux RND transporter periplasmic adaptor subunit: MRETMEAERRSAREELESLRIDRGAAVRARPPRGRRLRWAALGIALLAAAGIGLRLVLGGTPVVRVAYAERSEGGAAPAAQVLTGSGYVVTGERYISLGVRVPSRIEEYLVEEGERVEAGQALVRLDARSYEAALREARASLLRARADVELQRKELARTRELVERDVASRSDLDLRVNALRVAEAEAARLEAEIARREVDLEDTVVRAPTAGVILEKFKEVGEIAVPGGFEGSGELVRMANLDDLRAELDVNEADLARVAMGQAAEVVPDAYPDRRYAARVVKMYPQINRQKGTLKVEVGILDPDGWLRPDMSVRVAFLAEAEPAAAGEGAGGEGAVLAPRAAVRGGEGDPFAWVVTEGRLRRQPLALAGPSGADRVVVAKGLSGGEALVVGEAEGLREGQAVEMAAD, from the coding sequence GTGAGGGAGACGATGGAGGCGGAGCGGAGGAGCGCGCGCGAGGAGCTCGAGTCGCTGCGCATCGATCGCGGGGCCGCGGTGCGCGCGCGGCCGCCGCGCGGGCGCCGGCTCCGGTGGGCCGCGCTTGGGATCGCGCTCCTCGCCGCGGCCGGCATCGGGCTGCGGCTCGTGCTCGGCGGGACCCCCGTCGTGCGCGTCGCCTACGCCGAGCGCAGCGAGGGCGGCGCGGCGCCGGCCGCGCAGGTGCTCACCGGCTCGGGCTACGTGGTGACGGGCGAGCGCTACATCTCGCTCGGCGTGCGCGTGCCGAGCCGGATCGAGGAGTACCTGGTCGAGGAGGGCGAGCGGGTCGAGGCGGGGCAGGCGCTGGTGCGCCTGGATGCGCGCTCCTACGAGGCCGCCCTGCGCGAGGCGCGCGCGAGCCTGCTGCGCGCGCGCGCCGACGTCGAGCTCCAGCGCAAGGAGCTCGCGCGTACCCGCGAGCTCGTCGAGCGCGACGTCGCCTCGCGCTCCGACCTCGACCTGCGCGTGAACGCGCTGCGGGTGGCCGAGGCCGAGGCGGCGCGGCTCGAGGCCGAGATCGCGCGCCGCGAGGTCGATCTCGAGGACACCGTCGTGCGTGCGCCCACGGCGGGCGTGATCCTCGAGAAGTTCAAGGAGGTGGGCGAGATCGCGGTGCCGGGCGGCTTCGAGGGCTCGGGCGAGCTCGTCCGGATGGCGAACCTCGACGACCTGCGCGCCGAGCTCGACGTGAACGAGGCGGACCTCGCGCGCGTCGCGATGGGCCAGGCCGCCGAGGTGGTGCCCGACGCCTATCCCGACCGCCGCTACGCGGCGCGGGTCGTGAAGATGTATCCCCAGATCAACCGCCAGAAGGGCACGCTCAAGGTCGAGGTCGGGATCCTGGACCCCGACGGATGGCTGCGGCCCGACATGAGCGTGCGCGTCGCCTTCCTGGCCGAGGCGGAGCCGGCCGCTGCGGGTGAGGGCGCCGGGGGGGAGGGTGCCGTCCTGGCGCCGCGGGCGGCGGTGCGCGGGGGCGAAGGCGATCCCTTCGCCTGGGTGGTGACGGAGGGCCGGCTGCGGCGCCAGCCCCTCGCGCTGGCCGGCCCCTCGGGCGCCGATCGGGTGGTGGTCGCGAAGGGCCTCTCGGGCGGCGAGGCGCTGGTGGTGGGCGAGGCCGAGGGGCTGCGCGAGGGCCAGGCGGTCGAGATGGCGGCGGACTGA
- a CDS encoding ABC transporter ATP-binding protein encodes MIEIRDVSRIYHRGADEVHALEGVSLSIGRGRFVALMGPSGSGKSTLLNLLAGLDRPSSGEVVVAGQRLDDLSEDELAGFRARHVGFVFQFFNLIPVLDAQRNVELPLLLTHLGREERRARALTALRVVGLAERAGHRPAELSGGEQQRVAIARAVVSDPEIIVADEPTGDLDAKNAVEILGLLRDLAREFGKTVVMVTHDPRGEAFVDEIHHLDKGVLRDSVPGGRPAAGGARP; translated from the coding sequence ATGATCGAAATCCGAGACGTCTCGCGGATCTACCACCGCGGCGCCGACGAGGTGCACGCGCTCGAGGGCGTGTCGCTCTCGATCGGGCGTGGCCGCTTCGTGGCGCTGATGGGGCCCTCGGGCTCGGGCAAGAGCACGCTCCTGAACCTGCTCGCGGGCCTCGACCGCCCGAGCAGCGGCGAGGTGGTCGTCGCGGGGCAGCGCCTCGACGACCTCAGCGAGGACGAGCTCGCGGGTTTCCGCGCGCGCCACGTGGGCTTCGTGTTCCAGTTCTTCAACCTGATCCCGGTGCTCGACGCGCAGCGCAACGTCGAGCTGCCGCTGCTGCTGACCCACCTCGGGCGCGAGGAGCGGCGCGCGCGGGCGCTCACGGCGCTGCGCGTGGTGGGGCTCGCCGAGCGCGCCGGCCACAGGCCCGCCGAGCTCTCGGGTGGTGAGCAGCAGCGCGTGGCAATCGCCCGCGCCGTCGTGAGCGATCCCGAGATCATCGTCGCCGACGAGCCCACCGGCGATCTCGACGCCAAGAACGCCGTCGAGATCCTGGGCCTGTTGCGCGATCTCGCCCGCGAGTTCGGCAAGACCGTGGTGATGGTGACCCACGATCCGCGCGGCGAGGCCTTCGTCGACGAGATCCACCACCTCGACAAGGGCGTGCTGCGCGACTCGGTGCCGGGCGGCCGGCCCGCCGCCGGCGGCGCCCGGCCGTGA
- a CDS encoding NAD(P)-dependent oxidoreductase gives MADLLRTLRCRNEHRPGVFGRLATAIGTAGANLGDIRTVWVGPDHIVRDLDILVDGGEQLERAVEAVRRVEGVDLLEVIDDVHELHIDGKLEIRPTHPVRSLHDLRRVYTPGVAEVARTIARNPDDSYLYTIRGKTVAIVTNGTRVLGLGNVGPLAALPVMEGKAALLHQFAGLSAIPLVLDTRDADEIVRTTLHVAKGFGAIQLEDIESPICFEVERRLVESLEMPVLHDDQHGTAVATLAAATVAMQRAGLDLARARIGVIGLGAAGTAIARMLGAATEQPVLGFDPGPDAIARLVEGGGEAAASLADLMARADLVVAVTGRAGLIPPASVRRGQGILALTNPDPEIKPEDALAAGASFAADGRSVNNLLGFPGILRAAIDTRARRIDASMYVAAARAIAEKAGANELVPNPLRLEVHRAVARAVAEAAMKSGVARVRVPSDYQLDLPRRAPVAE, from the coding sequence GTGGCCGATCTGCTCCGCACGCTGCGTTGCCGCAACGAGCACCGCCCGGGCGTCTTCGGGCGCCTCGCGACCGCGATCGGCACGGCCGGCGCGAACCTCGGCGACATCCGCACCGTGTGGGTGGGGCCCGACCACATCGTCCGCGACCTCGACATCCTGGTCGACGGCGGCGAGCAGCTCGAGCGCGCGGTCGAGGCGGTGCGGCGGGTCGAGGGCGTCGACCTGCTCGAGGTCATCGACGACGTCCACGAGCTCCACATCGACGGCAAGCTCGAGATCCGGCCGACCCATCCGGTGCGCTCGCTGCACGACCTGCGGCGCGTCTACACGCCGGGGGTCGCCGAGGTGGCCCGCACGATCGCGCGCAACCCCGACGACTCGTACCTCTACACGATCCGGGGCAAGACCGTCGCGATCGTCACCAACGGGACGCGCGTGCTCGGACTCGGCAACGTCGGGCCGCTGGCGGCGCTGCCGGTGATGGAGGGCAAGGCGGCCCTGCTGCACCAGTTCGCGGGCCTCTCCGCGATTCCCCTGGTGCTCGACACGCGCGACGCCGACGAGATCGTCCGCACCACGCTGCACGTCGCGAAGGGCTTCGGCGCGATCCAGCTCGAGGACATCGAGTCGCCGATCTGCTTCGAGGTGGAGCGCCGGCTCGTCGAGTCGCTCGAGATGCCGGTGCTGCACGACGACCAGCACGGCACCGCGGTCGCGACCCTGGCGGCCGCCACGGTCGCGATGCAGCGTGCCGGTCTCGACCTCGCGCGGGCCCGGATCGGCGTGATCGGGCTCGGCGCCGCCGGCACCGCGATCGCACGCATGCTGGGCGCGGCCACCGAGCAGCCGGTCCTCGGCTTCGACCCGGGCCCCGACGCGATCGCGCGGCTCGTCGAGGGCGGCGGCGAGGCCGCCGCGAGCCTCGCCGACCTGATGGCGCGCGCCGACCTGGTCGTCGCGGTCACCGGCCGCGCGGGCCTGATCCCGCCCGCGAGCGTGCGCCGCGGCCAGGGCATCCTCGCGCTCACCAACCCCGACCCCGAGATCAAGCCCGAGGACGCGCTCGCCGCCGGCGCTTCCTTCGCCGCCGACGGCCGCTCGGTCAACAACCTGCTCGGCTTCCCGGGCATCCTGCGCGCCGCGATCGACACCCGCGCGCGCCGCATCGACGCCTCGATGTACGTGGCTGCCGCCCGCGCGATCGCCGAGAAGGCCGGTGCCAACGAGCTGGTCCCGAACCCGCTGCGTCTCGAAGTCCACCGCGCGGTCGCGCGCGCCGTCGCCGAGGCCGCCATGAAGTCGGGCGTCGCGCGCGTGCGCGTGCCGAGCGACTACCAGCTCGACCTGCCGCGGCGGGCGCCGGTGGCGGAGTAG
- a CDS encoding ABC transporter permease has translation MKFLPLIWANLARNKLRSALTAGAIALAVALVCLLLTMPGGLDRILNELASNTRLVVLNKAGLVYPLPYSYLQKVRAMPGVVDAASWTWYGGAFRIEKGVEFPNFAVEPDAVAVVWEDWGIAPAQLDAFRRYRDAAIVGRGTLEKQGWKIGDRITLRGTIFPVDLEFQIVGEIPDAQAPHLWFQREYLDQALRAAGRRSLDFLGTIWVRVDDPDQVSPLMAQIDGTFRNSEAETVTETEKSYFANFFGMLEGFVTVILIVTGLVALCIVFIAANTASMAVRERMGEIAVLKALGFSRRLVFTTLFAEATLLSTLGGVLGALAALGITAFLHESVSGWSPALGPLGSFVVTNTILVQGVFLAFFVGMLAGVVPSFGAARRPVAQTLREVF, from the coding sequence GTGAAGTTCCTGCCCCTGATCTGGGCCAATCTCGCGCGCAACAAGCTGCGCAGCGCGCTCACGGCCGGCGCCATCGCGCTCGCGGTGGCGCTGGTCTGCCTGCTGCTCACCATGCCGGGCGGCCTCGACCGCATCCTGAACGAGCTCGCCTCCAACACCCGCCTGGTGGTGCTGAACAAGGCGGGGCTCGTCTACCCGCTGCCCTACTCCTACCTCCAGAAGGTGCGCGCGATGCCGGGCGTCGTGGACGCCGCGAGCTGGACCTGGTACGGCGGCGCCTTCCGGATCGAGAAGGGCGTCGAGTTCCCGAACTTCGCGGTCGAGCCGGATGCGGTCGCGGTGGTGTGGGAGGACTGGGGCATCGCGCCCGCACAGCTCGACGCATTCCGCCGCTACCGCGACGCGGCGATCGTCGGGCGCGGCACGCTCGAGAAACAGGGCTGGAAGATCGGCGACCGGATCACGCTCCGGGGCACCATCTTCCCGGTGGACCTCGAGTTCCAGATCGTCGGCGAGATCCCCGACGCGCAGGCTCCGCACCTGTGGTTCCAGCGCGAGTACCTGGACCAGGCGCTGCGCGCCGCCGGGCGCAGGAGCCTCGACTTCCTGGGCACGATCTGGGTGCGCGTGGACGACCCGGACCAGGTGAGCCCGCTGATGGCGCAGATCGACGGCACCTTCCGCAACAGCGAGGCCGAGACCGTCACCGAGACCGAGAAGAGCTACTTCGCGAACTTCTTCGGCATGCTCGAGGGCTTCGTGACCGTGATCCTGATCGTGACCGGGCTCGTGGCGCTGTGCATCGTGTTCATCGCCGCCAACACCGCCAGCATGGCGGTCCGCGAGCGGATGGGCGAGATCGCGGTGCTGAAGGCGCTCGGCTTCTCGCGCCGCCTCGTGTTCACGACCCTGTTTGCGGAGGCGACGCTGCTCTCGACGCTGGGCGGTGTGCTCGGCGCGCTGGCGGCGCTCGGCATCACCGCCTTCCTGCACGAGAGCGTGTCGGGCTGGAGCCCGGCGCTGGGTCCGCTCGGGAGCTTCGTCGTCACCAACACGATCCTGGTCCAGGGCGTGTTCCTCGCCTTCTTCGTCGGCATGCTCGCGGGCGTCGTGCCCTCCTTCGGGGCAGCCCGGCGGCCGGTCGCCCAGACCCTGCGCGAGGTCTTCTAG